DNA sequence from the Macrobrachium nipponense isolate FS-2020 chromosome 3, ASM1510439v2, whole genome shotgun sequence genome:
TACGTATGTTAActtattttctcttaaaatcTGTCTCACTCATTTCCAGTTCCACATTTAAATGGCAGCGTTtgagaaagaaaaagcaaaagaaaaatttttttatggaagACTTATTCtgagtgtaaaataaaaaaaaataaaaatccacgaACTTGTCTGCCATTACAATGTTTACGTTATTAATATAGTAGTAGTATTGTATTTCATAATGTTCGTTACAATCTTCGTTACAAAATGCCAGTCTCGTTCCTTCATCAATGAGCATAAAGCGAATTTTCAGAACAGTCGCTTAAATTTCAGCCTCCAACTGCAGTCATTGTTATCACGAATCAAAACAGgattttatggttaaaaaaaaaaaagttggcacCGCCTTGCAAGATGCAGGGTGCAACCGACATATAATTATTTAAACCATCATTTGATATGAACACTTGCAACTTTGATGGGTTACAGCCCGTGTCTTATAGTACTAGGCCCGTCGTGATCCGTGACCCGAAGTGTGTTACTAGGAGCTCTGTAGCAATTGATTTGACCCCATGGTACGGAAATGCCCAAACTTCTTCGATTTCATTTCTTCAAGTAATATTTTTTACACAAAACCTCATTAAAAATGGTGttgccccccccctcctctctctctctctctcttctctctctctcctcgtctctctcctctctctctaagtctctctctctaaaattcaaTCGTAAACAAAACCTCTTCAGAAGACACTTTCGATACCATGTCATGTCAAATATGAAATACGATATGAACTGAACATTTGGAGGAACAAAACTGATGGTAGAAAAAAGGAAATCAACCATTATAAATAAGTGACAACTATTGACTAACTGAGCATAAGaatgaatgtaattatttttcatcAGTAAGTGACTTCATTGGTAGGAGTTAAAGTCGAGTGCCTcaagagaaattaaattaaataaacttatgaCAATCAAAACGTAATATGGCGTCATACGGGAAAGGGCAAAATTCATGCTTTATATAGTATGCTTCAGTGAAGTCTATCCACGTTGCataaaaggatataaataaaaaaattaattaattacacaaaaattaacaaacaaataaaacgatTTTAGAGCAGTTTCAATGTAGCCTGTATGCAGGAGGCAAATAACCTTCTtgaaaaattgcaaagaaaaaaacagattaatttttatattaagttCATCTCGAATTCAGCTTCGCAAATCGCtcccagttgagagagagagagatgagagagagagagagagagagagagagagagacgacgaggagagagagagaagagagagagagaagagagtgtgtgtgtgtttggttccAACTTTACCAGAAATATTAACAATGCAAAGATTGTATGACTCGCAAATATGCTCCCGTTTACCAAATGAcactaaatttttttctctcctttgtatatatatatatatatatatatatatatatatatatatatatatatatatatatatatatatatataattttaagcacGTTTCTGAGTCCACAATATTGGTTTCCTAAggatatgagagaaagagagagagagagagagagagagagagagagagagagagagagagagagagagagagagagagagttttctattATATCTTCTAAAAATGtttcagatttttaaaatttaaatgttaCATGTTGATACTGTTATTTAAGTATCTTGAACTCataaacatttagagagagagagagagagagagagagagagagagagagagagagagaggtggctagCGTCTGGCGTCAAGTACTTCTCACGTCGTGATACTTTTGGCGCCAGGGCGGAGTTCGCACTGTCTAAGCACCTGGACTCCCCGTGGCTCCCCGCGGTCATTACAATCCCTCGAAATTCCTGGAAGGCCTGGATCGACGTTTAACCCAAATGTCGTCTTAGACCCGTCGTAGACTTTCCCCCGAAGTCAGACTcaagcaattaataataataataataataataataataataataaaataataataatatgttagtAAACCATTTTCTCTCAAATAAAGCTTTTCCTTGATTATCACACTTTTCCAGTGGTTAGATCTAATGAGTTGACTTGCCGAAGTTTCTCGTGAATAGTAGGAAGAATATTCATTTATTACATAGGCTGCTTAAGGAAAAGCAAATGAAGTTTAGTCATGGAACAGTGATGCTGCAATAATGATGTAAGGAAGACCCTCACCATCTCACAGAAGTATGAAAAACACTATTTTCCATTTCGTATATTCGTATaaactggtgagagagagagagagagagagagagagagatttacaacgCCTTCTTAAAGTATTAAATCAGGAAAACAAAAGACCATAAGCTCAGTCATTAGGCCGAGAGAATGTACCGTGTCAACAACCTGGCGCCAGGGCGGAGTAACGGCCTAATTAAGAGGACGTTTTATTGTCCACACCCTTTGACCCGGGGATTTAGCCTACTGTCACGCCGGGCCAGTAAAGAGACCCGCTCAATGCAGCAAGAAGCGCTAACGTAGCactcaaggtctagagaatatactCTCTAAACCTTGGTAACACTGTTACATCTGGGCAAACATCGATGAACGCGTGGAAAATTTCCCCAAAATCAAAACACTGAAAAACGTACTATTCTTACATGAGATGCATAACTAGTTAGAAATAAAAGACCAACACATGAACGCAGAGATATAAACCAACCCCCTAAAGGGGAACAGTTCCAGAAATTCCTCGGCGATCTCTTCCAGAAGAAAAGGCGAAATCGATTCATCAGATTTCGTATCACTTCCACCCAGCTCATTTAGATTGCCTATCACTCGGAGGTGGTTCCCTGCATTCCTTTGATGTCTGAACAGTTGACTCCCTTATCGTATACTTGTCTTTCGCCCTTCCttcttcactttatttttttcagatgagaaaaggattaaaaaatgttttgttcACTAACGACAACTGGAACTTCACGAGTTTATATTATTCCTTCTTtacattattgttaattattgtaCCTACGTATTATGCTTTTCCTTTAGTACAAAATCTCCGGATTccaaaggaaaaagttttattttttttaaaactgtcaTAAAAACCCTGAAATATATCCTGATAAATACCATtaacatgtaaaaaaatgtaaatatgtaaatttctTCCGGAACATgagatgaaaatatttcaaaaaagcaGTCTCCTCTTAACTATCGAAATTGTCAAAATTCTACAGACTATTGGTCTCGTGGCGTCGTTTGAcccaatgaatgaatgaatgagtgaatgaatgaatgatagcCAAAATgagttgattttcttttaataagatTGACGACGACGCAGTAAACGTGAGAACAATACTGAACCGGTCCCTCCAACAGGACATACCATTGCATActaatatttccctttttttccctatAAAAAAGCTGGAACTGGAAGTGAGTCCGTATCATGGAATGCGTTACAAGAAGATGAAGCAAGACATCGGAAGATGGTTCATCTCTGAGGGCTGGGCAATTGCACGGGAAATATCACTGAGTCACGCTTGTTCTATTGCACGGGACAGAAAAATCCACTAGTGTATGTAATGGCGGTGATTACTACTTCCTCCATTTATTCGTTATATGGAGGAAAATTATTTTAGAGTTTTTGATTTTCGAGATTTTCCAGCACTTTTACTGTAAGTGTAGCCTTCTAACGAACTGGAAAAAATCGAATTTATAATCAAACAAATGAAACTTTTCAAAACTTTGCTTCTGTTGTTTATaatgaaactagaaaaaaatacaCGGGTTTCTGAAAATATGGATATTAAGGAGCGCCTTCAAATTCACGCGTACGcgcaaatttgttttttattataatcaaGATTACGGTCAATAAAAGGGGGGGAGagttggggagggagggagaggccCCTTAAATACTTAGGACGGATTGTTCCCGGAGGTATGGGTTATTTTGTAAATCTCTGACCAGCTCGTAAATAGATTAAAACGTGCCTGTCTGACCCCGTCTTCATCTCTTACGATTGGTGGAGGGCGTGCGGGGGCGTGGCTACTGAGGGCATACAAATACCGGTGCAAGCAACCAATTTCCTCATTAACTCGGAAAACATCAATCTGGAAGCAAGGCTGCGCTAACTGGCGAAAGTTCCTTTTTTTGAGTGAAAGTGCGTGAAAGTCGTGAAGATTGAACTAGTACTACTCACTCCTTACCTCAAGTGCTACTCGAACTCCTTCCTTGTTCGGCCAGAATGTACGACACGAACTTCCCGTACATGGGTGGCCATGGGTATCCCCAGAAGCCCATTCCTATGAAAGTCCATCCTGCAACTCCTGTGCCCATCGAAGCAGCATTCCCCTACCCCCAAGGGAATCTACCTGGTCATTACGGGTTAATTGGTGAGTACGATGATGCTCCGTTCTCCAAGTCTTTAAGTGGCTCTTATGTGGATGTGATTGTGGGgagtcctttttattttcatttttaaatgcatgttttccaaagcttatatttatatataaatataaaatgtataactatataccataaatatataaatatatatatatatatatatatatatatatatatatatatatatatatatatatatatatagtatatacatacatactatacatacatatgtatatatgcatatttgtatgtatatgtgtctgcatgcatgtatatgttgAGGTATTCTATTCAGTGCTATCGGTATTCACATATGTAAACACGATTGCCCGATATTCATTTAGCCACGTAGTTAGAATTTTAGCAacgtggtgtgtgtttgtgtgttcgaacatacgtatatatatatatatatatatatatatatatatatatatatatatatatatatatatatataaaaaaaattaccacctTAACTGTTGCCCCAAaagtaatgaattttatttctgaTTTCTTAGGACATCCTTCACATCTGTATCCCGAGTACAtggcaacagcagcaacagcaacgcCCCCTTTCGCCGCATCCGGAAATCATCTGCCTTTAGTGCCAAGTCAGTCCGAGTGCCCGTTCGAGGCCCGCCTCGAGAACGAGGACCTGTGGAACCGGTTTCACGAACTCGGGACGGAGATGATTGTATCCAAAACTGGCCGGTAAGTGATTTTTTCTCTTtggtttatttcatttctgaGCACGATCCCGAAAACAATCAATGCCCTGTCCCCGTGATGTCAATTGAGATGGCCTGTCAAATAAGGAAAGTAGGAAGACATGGGCAGCCATGGTAAATCCCAACCTTTTCTAGAATGCCATGTCCTGATCTGACCTTCCTAACATAACTCGAAGCATTGTGCCCTTACCTGGGAAGCGCCCCTTGTCCCCCAACAGTAACACTGTATATATGTCTCCCTACTATTCTGCATACAACCGAAcaacaattttaaaaacttctgTGCTTTTCAGGAGAATGTTTCCGTTTTTGAACATATCTTTGAGGAACCTGGATCCCAACACTATGTACGCCGTGCTCTTGCACATGGTTCCTGCTGATGGATATCGGTACAAGTACACCAAATCCGAATGGGTCAGGGCCGGGAAAGCTGACCCACACATCGGACACGTCTATTACGTCCATCCAGATTCCCCGCAGAAAGGAAGCAAGTGGATGAACCGCATCCTGTCTTTCCAGAGGGCTAAGTTGACCAACAACACTCTCGATCAAAATGGTCACATCATCCTGAATTCGATGCACAAATACAATCCCCGAATTGTCGTGACGACCGTCTACGATGCCTCCCAGGGGGCAAAGTGGCCCCAGTTCAGAGACTTCATCTTTCCGAAGACGTCTTTCATGGCCGTCACTGCGTACCAGAATGCGAGCATTACGCAGCTCAAGATTGACAACAATCCGTTCGCCAAAGGCTTCAGAGAAACTGGACAAGGCCGAAACAAGAAAAAGGGCGTCAGAGACGAAGCAGCTGCTCAAGGAATGGATCTACATGGAATGCACAGTAAGTATCCACTCTTTGTTTACTTAGGATTGTTAACACTTGCCTTCTCATCTTATCCGTCCTTTTTCGGTAGCAGCTTGTACAAGAATGTTTGGGATTGACTCGTTCAGTTTTTATGTGTTTCAAAATGGGATTCATAACACTTCTACTACTGTAAGGATTATTATACAATCTGAAATAAGGCTGTATAAATGTCGTGTATTGTATTTATGTAGTGCAAGgacttaaaataaatacttatTACTTAATGACATTCGCTAAGGCCACCAAAAACCACCTTGGTAGTTTGGTCCAATTTAAGACCACCAAGAACAAACCATCATTGCTTAGCACTTCATTCAGTTCTTAATACAAGGGTAGTCTTCAAACTCAACTGTTTAGCTGTTTTATTTTACTTGCaatgattgattttttatatataaaattcacgtTCCATTTTCCTTTCAGTGAACTGCACTCCTCAAAACGCAGACGAAATGGGAAACATGAACGTCCTGGACATGTCTGACCAAGGTTACAGGTCGTCGTCTTCTATGTCCTCGGAGAGCACCATGTCTGTTCCAGTGTCATTACCCGAAATATCCGAGATATCTGACGAGGAAATAGATGTCGGCAAACCCCCGACACCTCCTTCCCACAGCCATCTCAGGCTATTCAGGTCATGGGTCGATGACGACGACAACAAAGATGCCACGAACCAACGCCCGAATCCGCAGGGCAGAGAACAGACGGTGGAACACAGACCCGAGGACGACAGGAGCGGAGGAGCCTCCGAAAGGCCCAAGGATGACCTACGTCTTCCCACACCACTGAGGGATGCTCAACGTCCTCCTCCTGCgacgcttcctcctcctcctcctcttcatcctcatcCTCAATCCTTGCAGGACGTGTTGATGCCTGCCGTCGCTGATAACAGGGCTTCCGCCGCGTTTCTGCCCTCACCTGGTATGCTGGCCTATCAATATTACCTGTACAGCAGCTCGTCCGCAGCGTCCTCGGGGAATTCTTACGCATATCCACCACCTTATGTGCCTCAGAACGGAGCCTTACCCGAATCCCCAGCTCACCCCTTCCACTtcactttcccccctccccctcatcctTCAAAATAAACACCGACAGATCATAGTACAAATCTCGGTTCTAGTCATCTGACAgagttctttgttttaaatggAAGGAAGATGACGAAAACATAACATCTGCTTTTAAGTAGTAACGTGGCCCCGTCACGTGTTTGTATTTCAGATTGGATTCTGGCCACCAGGAATATTAGTCATTAGGTATAAGAACACTACGAGCTTTAATTCTGGCAATTGAGCTACGGTCGAATTCTCCTAACTTAatcttctgttctgtctgtctaaTGTATAAAGCTGTGCATATTGTAAATaacatatatttttctaaatatgtaaAAGATGTGAgtataataaattaaatgaaattcattTCCTTGTTTACGTAAATGTTGCctggaaaatatctttaaaattatgTATAAGAATGTACTGCAAGAGTTGAAAAGGTAGAAGTTTTAAGAAGAAAATCAGAAAGTTTtgtgaaaagcgagagagagagagagagagagtaaataaagcGTGTGAGGTTTCAGAACAAGAGCTTCGAAAGTAAAATACTTTGGTAGTATCATAAGCAAAATGGTGTATCAAGTAGAAAGACTAAAGCATTAGAAATGCCACAATCAGCAAAAAATACGACAAAATTaactttaagaaaaattattaggTAATTTTTCTGCTTGACTACTAAAGGGCAGTGAGGTGAAagagcaaaacacacacacacacacacacatttcattcAATACAGGGATAATTACAAtagcacctcacgtggtgcactgtagacatcacTTAAAGAggtgtttgcagcgtccattGGTCAACCAACCCCCAGCTGCACCCACTTCTTTTCCTGTTCCCTTAACTTCTGTCCCGCTTGCTTTCGggcattttgctgtccaacctctctgactGTTACTTTTCAGTGCTACTGTGGAGGTTTCCACCCAGTTTCACCCTTGTATCCTTGTACAGCATCTCATTTGCTTTCCGGATCCCTttactttgctgtccaaccactccaactccatcTTTTTCCtggcattttatataataatatatatatatatataatatatatatatatatatatatatatatatatatatatatatatatataatatggactccttttattagatggaattctgttgtaacagaacatttttaccagtcatatatagtgtacatacactatatattataatatatatatatatatatatatatataatatatatatatctatatatatatatatatatatatatatatatatatatatatatatatatatatatatatatgtatatatataatattatatatatattatatatatatatatatatttacttaatctCAGAAATTACTCTGAGCTGTTCAAGAAATGCAATTGTTAGGTTAAAGATACCCCACAGTAGGTAAATGCACCGGGAAAACTGCTCCagaaatttacaaagaaataagCACATCCGACTTCTCGTCCGTGAGTGGTGTACAACGACTGACTGAAGATAGACATTACGTTTACTCATTGCGTCAGTGACATAATGACTATAATCTCAGTGTCTTAATATGATGCGTTTTGAGCAGTGTTGCATCATTGCCAAAAAATGCACTTGCATTTTGGCAAAACTAttcggactttttttttatgaaataggtGCGTGAGCGAGATTTAATAAACGCTGTTATCAGTTCACAGTGACTGATATCTATCACTTCATCTCTTCGGGTGTCCAAATATTAAGAGAATGTTCGTAGAATACttgtttattcacacacacacacaccacacacacacacacaggatggTAAAAAATCATCTTTACCGTTGTTCAAGTTCTTCTGTACTGCATCTTTTAATTCACACATTCAAATGAGTACTACAGGACAAATGAGTGGTTTGAAGTGTTCTTGTCTTCAATTCTTCTTCCTTCATCCTATACTGCGCTTCCATTTCTATTAATATCGATTCAAGTGATGCCAAACTCTCCCATTGTAAATGGCCTTAATTGTACCTTGTGGATAGCCTGCATTTATGATTTAACTTCCGGgtgaagttaaatatatcttagtttaaccagaccactgatcctgataaacagctctcctagggctggcccgaaggattagatatttttacgtggctaggaaccaattggttacctagcaacgggacctacagcttatcgtgggatccgaaccacattatatcgagaaacaaatttctaatcaccagaaacaaattcctctgattcctcgttggcagagcgaggaatcaaACAACTTTCGGGTTTTACTACGCTACGGGATATAAACGAATTGTTACAGAATGCTTGGATTTTACAAAAAGCTcgacttgaaattttttttttttttttttttttttttcgcggaaTTACTCGATGAGTCAGCCACTGAACATCGACTTTTCCTGCTTTTCCTGTGGCTTGAGAATTTGAAAGACTTGAAAAGCAATTCGCTTCAATAGCGGACTGGTTAAGACTTTTCAAGTCCTTATTTTTAATGACTAATGGTTTATCGAAGAAAACAGATTCCGGTTTAGGAGGATGGACTTTGTCGGCCATTACCTTAAACCATTGAGAAGATCAAAATTAATGTCACATTCTTTACTTACAGACGACATCAATAGAAACTAATTTTCAGTCTAAACTGAGCTCATTTGGTAGAATACTCCATCCGATAATCTTAGGATCTCTTGCATCTTTAAGTCTTTTGTTGTTGACAAGTTGATAACACAAGACAATCATTCATAGAGGAAACTTAAGGGATTCAGCAGAAAAAAAGTTAATAGATACAGAAATCATATATACTCAAGTAAAGCAAAATACAAACGAAAGACAAAGAgacaatatagtaaaaagacgCTGGCCTTGATTAAAGCACAGCAGTTAACAATAAAAGGACTATTAGTCCACTAACGGTTTTGATcttgaaaaatacttataataatcACACAAGagtttttaaactataaaaaagaCTTATTGAGCACTCGTCATCTTTTCAAAGgcatttatatagaatataggatttaggccaaaggccaagcactaggacctatgaggtcattcagcgctgaaatggaaattgacagtaaaaggtttgaaaagtgccgaatgcacgctgcaaagaaccttaagtaatgcctacagtgcaccgcatgaggtccactgttAGCACTTATCCCCTACGGAGAAGGCATTTATAGTCGGTTCATTCAGCACCTTAGAAAGTCAGAAGAGGAGTTGGAGTAGTTGGACATCGACATAGGAGAGATCCACAGAATGAATAGGATGAAGTACCAGGATCTATCGAATGGAGGTAAAAAGTGAGAGGTTAAGAACCTGGTGCAACTACAGGCCAAAGGGACATGGCAAACAccatttagtaatgcctgcagtgcaccacgctTGGTACAACGACGGCAATTAACCCCCTTGTCCGTTATTCCAAGTTACGACCGTCGTTTATTTGATAAGTTTCAAGCACTGAAATATTGGTCTTTCATTGTAAATATGCCCGAGCATCGTCTTAGTCAAGTTCTGCCCTGAAAATGAGGTGCACTATTAACTTCTCTTCTTTATTTGCTTCTCGAAATcctcagctgaaaacccttatggatgGAGCCAAGAGGATATAAGCCCCAGCGGGATCCACAGAGAATTCGGCCTCCAAAGAGAGACAAGTTAAAGGAAAGGCTGATGAACAACCAAATAAGAGTGAACGGAAATATAACTGATACACCCGAACTCAGGAGACGTACTCGACGTTCGTTGACTTAAAATGAGATGGTTTATGCCAACACGAGCCCCTGCCCTTGGGCAGTGAGGTGTGGATGGGATTGGGAGGCCTGGTGTTGCCCTCCAGACTAGCACACCCAACACACCATCCCCAGGAGAATCACAATAATATTAGAATTATTGCTTATAGTTCTAGAGGTGTTATAGGATCAATATTTCCTTATGACCCTCCAATTCAGTTTCTGTGACCTTCCAAATCCTTACTTATGGTGGGGTTCCCCCCCATGGGGTTTAGCCAAGCACGTCGTTCTACCGAGTCATTTACAAGCCGCCATGCAGATCACTCGTGGTGACCGAAAGGTTGGATGGACAACATGTTGCTCTAATGGACGATTTTTCCCCAATAAGCCCAGCTTCGATGTAAGCAACAGACGACCTAGAGGCTAGCCCCGACATATCCTTTTTTTGTCCTTATGCATGGGAAACGTTGCTTggcaaatatgttaaaaaaaaataaataaataaataaaaaacaatcacaCCGCACCTTGGGAAAATTAACCTGATAAACATGGAATGAAATTACGGTTGAAAGAAAgttgaaatagtaaaaaatatatctCGAATAGGGCAGTTTGTATGCAGAAGCCTGGTGTAAGCGAGTTCAAGCTACTTTTGCTTgctgaaatatcaaaataatgaaaaattaaaaatcgcAATCTCTTCTATCGGCTTGAATTTCGAAGTATACCCTCTCCACGGTTTAGCTTTCCATGTCCCAAAACATCAACAGTAAAACGTGTTTCAGAGTTCCGTTGCGCTCACGTGCTGGTTACTCTATTGAGAATAAAATCTGGTTGACGCAGCAAAAGCGTTTTCATATTTACAAAGGCTGTGGAACGATATGGAATACTAGATAGTTTGAAACTCAAACAAGGTCCATAGGTTACACCATTTCATAGATACCGAGTTTTAGCATACACGAACTAACCCAAAGGTTACTACATGTTCATAATAAAAGTGCTTCACTTACTTAGGCGTGACGGCGTAAATTTTGCAGCTGCTTATCAATCACAGTGACGTAAGGAATCAAtcagggataaaaaaaaaggaataaggatAAGTCTCTAGACGCGCTCAGCAAGCTTCCACTTTATAAAATCAGAAAGTAAACTATAATTGACTGCTGAAGGTCTCagatcaaaaataattttgtattaatAGTTACATCATTTTGcagtataaataatttaattataattatatatatttatatatatataaatatatatataatataatatatgtatatatatatatatatatatatatatatatatatatatatatatatatatatatatgtgtgtgtgttgtgtgtgtgggtgtgcgtgtgtgtgtattcatgtatgcttaaaaataacagtagatgcccgagacttcattaaataagcgaatactacacgaaaatgacaggcagaaatcgtCTTGATTAAGAAAGTCATGGTTCCTTGACGATGTcctaataaagacgaaagcgcttggatttctgcctgtcattttcccgtggtattagcttatacatatgtatatatataatgtatatagacaGATAACACTAAATTTCATATAGGCTTATATAGTAGAGTTATCTTTAAAATCATTTTGCTTGGTAACTGTTACTGTTCTGCCGATTTCATTCACAAAATGTCTAGCAACTCCACACAGAGGGAGCCTATCGTTTCAACTATAGCTTTATGCAATATCACACTGTCATAACTACATAATGTCGAACGCTCTACTTCCTCAGCGTTCCCAGGTCATTCAATCTGCTTCCTTTGAATGAGGCCTGTCTGAACATGAGTACAATTGTAAGCCACTGTCATTAAAAATAATCTAAGTATTTGAAAGCTTTTGCTGCTAAACTTCTGTCACACTACTGCATGTTTTGTAAAGTAAATGGAATATCCgcgtaagataataataataacaataataataacaatgatatctTTTATATCAGCTCAGGTTCATATACAAAGATAGAGAAGGTAGAAACactacaataaaagaaattttagatACAAGAGATAAAAAGCTATGATAATAAAAGGTTACACACaaacagataaataataataataataataataataattaataataataataataataataataataataatgtttttcagAATTCAGGTAAACTTGaccaaaaaggaag
Encoded proteins:
- the LOC135222264 gene encoding T-box transcription factor TBX5-A-like codes for the protein MYDTNFPYMGGHGYPQKPIPMKVHPATPVPIEAAFPYPQGNLPGHYGLIGHPSHLYPEYMATAATATPPFAASGNHLPLVPSQSECPFEARLENEDLWNRFHELGTEMIVSKTGRRMFPFLNISLRNLDPNTMYAVLLHMVPADGYRYKYTKSEWVRAGKADPHIGHVYYVHPDSPQKGSKWMNRILSFQRAKLTNNTLDQNGHIILNSMHKYNPRIVVTTVYDASQGAKWPQFRDFIFPKTSFMAVTAYQNASITQLKIDNNPFAKGFRETGQGRNKKKGVRDEAAAQGMDLHGMHMNCTPQNADEMGNMNVLDMSDQGYRSSSSMSSESTMSVPVSLPEISEISDEEIDVGKPPTPPSHSHLRLFRSWVDDDDNKDATNQRPNPQGREQTVEHRPEDDRSGGASERPKDDLRLPTPLRDAQRPPPATLPPPPPLHPHPQSLQDVLMPAVADNRASAAFLPSPGMLAYQYYLYSSSSAASSGNSYAYPPPYVPQNGALPESPAHPFHFTFPPPPHPSK